GCATTTAATGCTCTTCATGAAACCCAACAACAATGATGTGCCTCAGCCTATCTCTTGCCCCTAACcacaatcttcttcatcttcggaGCCTTGGGCTCTCCAGCACTCTCGCCACCACcaattttcttcttttctttctcttcagcCTTCTCTCGCTTGATCGCCGCAATGATAACTCCCATTGGAATGAGAGGTGAGTTGAACGGCAACCGATCGTCAGGATTAGGGACAGGTGCAGGTGGGAGTGGAGGTCGAGTAGGAAGTTTGACGATTGGTCGAGGGGCTTTTGGAGGCAGTTTAGCCTTGgttttgctcttctttgatgGCTTGCTTGCTGAGACGGAGGAGAAAGGCTGCGGACGTCGGGAGGCAGTAGCAGCAGGATCAAACACAATGGAAGGATTTCGCTGACGGATTTGGTCTGAAATATGTTTGTACAGCTGGGTACGGTTCTTGATGATGGGATTGATAAACCGGCCGTCTTTTACAAATTGCACTTTGACTCGGCCAGGATTCTCCCAATCCGCGGGATGACACCTCTCGGGCTACTTTTGGAATTAGCCTCTCCTACACGCTGCAAGAGCTGACATGACTTACTTCAAGGACACTAGGAAGGCCCAGAGATTTGCAAGCTTCGGCGATCTGAGTTGCTATCGGCCACCAGACAGCCGATGTCCTGGGAACGCGTCGACCAGAGTTGATTGAGACTTTGGCGTCAAAGTACAGCGGATACACGACGTTCCAGCTGGCTCCCATGAGCTCTTGCATTGACACACAATCAGGTACAGCATAACTCACCCCTTGTAGATACTGGGATCGGCTCCAATGTTCACGTTCCCAAACTTTCCTTTCAATTTCTCCagtctctcttcttctgcggCCTGCAGCTTCATCATATCACCCATAAGTCCTCCCATCGGCGTATTAGGGTTGATTGTCGGTCCTCCGCCCACTACATTTTGGTCTCCATCTCTGACCGCAAGTTTCCCCTTGTCACTCGCACTAAAGCTTGGAGCTGAAGGCGCTGGCGCCTTGGAATTCTCTCCGAATATCCCACGTCCCTGCTCTGCGAGCTTGCTGAAATCCATGTCCCCTTCATCGTCGGAAGTGATCTCTTCGAGGAGCGCTCCGCGGGTACCTGTGTTCGGGAGAGTGGGTctagaagaagagggcaagGGGAGGTCGGTGTCGTCGTCAAAATAGTCTTCTACGGTGGGCATTGTGGTGTGCGGATCTATGTTGGTGCAGCGAAGGGATATAGGTTGGTGAGAGGTGCGCGGGTGGACGTGTAAATGCCGATAGGTCATAGGCGGGAAATGTCGGGGATAAGTGGGGTGGCGCGTCGTCGGGCCCGGTGGAGGGCCCCACCTGTGATTTCACCATTACCCTCCATCTCGACCTGCCTTCTGCCTATACGCAGTCCTCGTAACGTTTTCCTGCAACTCTCTCCCACTAGTTGACTGGactgcctcttccttcctgcttTCGCCGCCCAGCTGACTCAATTGTCTTGGTTACTGCGTCTTCGCCACCGCCTGCTTCTACCACCAAACAGTCAACTTCCGCCATGGCTTCCCCAGCCACTCAGACCGCGAATGCCATTGCGGCCATCAACAACCGCTCAAACCTTGTCATCCCGGAGATAGACTTTACCCAGCACCAGCTTGAGAACGGTGAAATCGTTAGCACCACTGAGAGGGTCATCAAAGATGTGAGTATGGTGAGACGATAAAGCGGTGAAGGAGGCGGTGGCGTGTGCGGCGGTGGAAGTTAATCATTCAAAATCGTGGGCGGGAATCGCTATACTGTCCGCGAGAGCACTAGCGAAATCAGCTAGGCTCAAATAACAGTCTATGGTCTATATAATAACTATCCTGAAGCCGTGCGCGCTGACGACATACTCCTTGATTATAGGTTCAAGCCCCAGCGATGTATGTACCGACCGACGACCAATTCTGGTCCACGACGGATAAAACCAAGCCCGATATTGCATTTTTAAAGAACCACTTCTAtcgggaaggaaggttgaCTGAGGAGCAAGCTTTGTATATCCTTGAAAAGTTGGTCCATGGCACACTTTCAGCCGGTCCTGGCGATTGCCGATCGCGATGATGGGCAGAAACTGACATGCGGCACAGGGGTGGAGAGCTCTTGAGATCAGAACCAAACTTGCTGGAAGTTGACGCGCCTATCACTGGTAAGTTATGATTAGACTCGTGCATATCGCTGATGGGGTATAGTGTGCGGTGATATTCACGGTCAATATGTGCGTACCATGCTCAATTTTCTAGTGGTTAGTTGCTAAACCTGGGGTAGTACGATTTGATGAAGCTCTTCGAGGTCGGCGGAAACCCGGCAGACACTCGTTATCTCTTCTTGGGAGACTACGTTGATCGAGGATACTTTTCTATTGAGGTATGTCTTATCTGATGTTATTGAAACTTAGGTTAACATGCTTTTTGTAGTGTGTGCTTTATTTGTGGTCGCTCAAGATGTGGTATCCCGATACTCTTTTCCTGCTGAGAGGTAATCACGAGTGCCGACACTTGACCGACTATTTCACCTTCAAGCTAGAGTGCAAGTCTGAACTCCCTGCACTAAACGATTATAATTAACGACATCTTAGGCAAGCACAAGTACTCCGAGACTGTTTACAATGCCTGCATGGAGAGTTTCTGCAACTTGCCGCTGGCGGCAGTTATGAACAAGCAATTCCTGTGCATCCATGGTGGTTTGTCGCCAGAGCTTCATACCCTCGATGATCTGCGATCTGTACGTTTCCCATTTCAATCGAAGAGTGCACGACTCATAAAAATGTCAGATCAATCGGTTCCGAGAGCCTCCCACTCAAGGTCTTATGTGCGATATCCTTTGGGCTGATCCGTTAGAAGACTTTGGCTCAGAAAAGACCAACGAAAACTTTTTGCACAATCATGTCCGAGGTTGCAGTTACTTCTTCACTTATAATGCTGCATGTCAGTTCTTGGAGAGGAACAACCTGCTTTCTGTTATTCGAGCTCACGAGGCTCAAGATGCTGGGTGAGTGTTCAGCGTCTTGAAGTGACTGTTTGAGGGAACAAGCTGAGAAGCGAAGCAAGTTATCGAATGTATCGGAAAACTAAGACCACTGGCTTCCCCTCCGTCATGACCATCTTTTCAGCACCTAACTACCTTGACGTTTACTCTAATAAGGCCGCTGTGTTGAAGTACGAATCAAACGTCATGAAGTGAGTTTCATTATATACATAAGAAGTACTGTCATTTATGGGTTTTTAGCATCCGACAATTCAATTGTACGCCCCATCCTTATTGGCTGCCTAACTTTATGGATGTGTTCACCTGGAGTTTGCCTTTCGTTGGCGAGAAGAGTGAGATATTATGCGTAAGGGTGCGACCCGAGCTGACAATCAGTAGTTACGGACATGCTTATTGCAATCCTCAACTGTTGCACCAaggaggagcttgaggaagaggaggaagagtttCCTCTTCATGCTCCTGAGCCTACCGATGCCGAATCTGCAGCGGAAAGACGACAAATCATTAAGAACAAGATTCTTGCTGTTGGTCGCATGTCTCGAGTATTCTCTCTGCTGCGTGAAGAGTCTGAAAGGGTGTCTGAACTTAAGAGTATTTCTGGCTCAAACGCTTTACCCGCTGGCATGCTTGCCAGTGGCGCTGAAGGTATTAAAGAAGCGATCCAGGGCTTTGAGGATGCGAGAAAAAGCGATATCGAGAATGAGAGGCTTCCTCCTGACATCATCGACGTCAGTGTTTTGTATTTTCTGTCATTAAGCATTGCTAATGTGTCAATAGCCCGATGAGGACAAGCCTGCGTCACCTTCTGCCTCTCCCATCATGCCCGCCACCCCTGAAGAGATCCCCAGCGAAATCCCCTACGACTCTCCAATCACCGGTACTCCTCGAACTCCTATCTCCGGCGCTATTGCTTTCGGCTCTCCCGGCTCTCCTGGCACCCCCACCAGCCCTTCCATTGGAGGTCCGCCACTCACTGCTTGGCGACCCGGCCATGGCCGTCGTACATCGTTGGGCACTACCAAGACTAGCCCGAGTACGCGAAGGAGGAGTTTGGAGAATACGATGCACTTGATCCGAGATGTGGTGGGTGGTAAGGATGCCCAAGGTGATGGGCAGTTGGAGAGGCTCGCAGAGGTTATTTCGAGTCCGACGAAGGGCGGTCAAGGCGAGAGAGAGTAGGCGCTGGTTTCGAACGATGGAGTTGTTTGAACGACTTGTTAACGACCTTGGACCCTTTCCTAAATTCTGCAACACACGAACAATTGTCAATCAACATGCATTATAACCACACTGTGTAGCCCCAAcaatccttctcttcttcgcacTTTGTCCATGTTCTATGAATCTATCCTTCTACGCACATCCTTGAGATGAAAAGACTCTAGAAAGAAGATCGGGAATTTGGTTTGTTCCTCGCTTTGTATGATAAGATACTGTGGATGCATTTTGATATCAAATTGCAAGTCTTCGAACAAGGTCATAACGTCACATTCCATTGATTGCTGACTCCAGTTGATTTACAACGAACAttcattttttctttctctcaaTCAACTCAGACTCGTGCTTTGGCCGAAAGGCGGGTTCTTAACCTAGCGAAGAATACGATCAACAACCAAGCATAGCTCTCAAATTGGTCCTTCGAGACAAATAGGATGCCTAGCCAACTTCTTTCAGCCAAGCCATTCGCGCATCATATATCATAAGCTTACCTTGGCATAACACGGCCTTCAAAATCTGTGCACCCAAACCTTGGTACAACCCTTTAAAGCCCTTCTCGGTATAGACAGCTTTAAGAAGTGGGATAGCCGAGCGGTAATGTTGAGAAGGCGAATGGGTGTGCTTATGCCTATGAGTCTGCTCTAATTCGGTGGAAGGTTCGCTTTCAATTGAAGAGGGCTGCTCGACAATGACGGTAGAGCCTTCGGTAGGAGAGGCTGAAGCGATGGACGCATACGTAGGtgcctctcccttcttgaTTTCTTCAGAaagtggtggaggcgaTACGACAACCTTTGCCTGGAGTCTTACCTTGGCCTAGCAGTTTGTCAGCCAAGACCAGTCAGCCCCAAACAAATGGAAATAAGAGACGTACAAAGATGTAAGGATAAGTTACAACGGTAGCCAAGGTCTTACTGCCAACTCCAATCCAGAAAGACTCCCAGACATCAAGTTTTTTGGCACCCTTTGCAGCGAGCCTCCATGACTTAAGTCTCTCAAACACACCATAAGTAATGGCGGGGTTTACAGTGAGTACCAGGCCGGGTTTCAGCCCTGTCCAGAGGCCAGTCCATCCAGACTCGGCGATGATTTCTCGAGCAGTCTCAGTTAAAGAAGGACTCTTGTCATTCCATTCggtttccttttctccgGGAAGGATCTTGGGCCTTGCCGGCGGATCCCACAGCTGTTGTCGGGTAGCAATAACAGAGACTGGAATAGTAAAAATCTGGGCAAGTGCGCCAGCAAGAGCACCTAACAAGAGCTCCGTACTTGTCGACAATGAAGCGCGCTTAGAGGAAGCGGTGAGACGCGCTAGGTATGTCTTCCTTAGAAAGGtatggaagaaaaaatagGTAAATTCTGACATGAGGAGGTTAGCATGTTTAGATCATACAGTTAATCATCGAGAACCTACGCTGAGAGAAAGTTCCTATCATAGTTGCTCCATAGCCATGGAAGACACCGGATATCCCTTCCATATGCACGATCCTTATAAGCATTGTCAACATACCCCACCTTTGCAGTTTCTTTCCGagcagcttcttcaactttaTAACCTGTTCCCTCTTCTGCCGTCGACGCGCTTTGCCTTCGACATGTCgtttttgttcttcttcagtctTCTCCGCGAAGACCTCACCAGATTCGCTGTCGGATTCAATATCCTCTAGAGGGTCGTCGATAGCTTGAAGACGTGTTTTGGCAACATCGATAGGATATACAAGCCTTTGAGCGACGTCAGCGATCAAGTTTTCAGCCATGAAGGGAAAAATACTACGAGTTGGCAAAGACTGAACCGAGAGCACCCGCGAGCGCTGAGCCAAACGGGGTGAGAGTAGGATGGTGTGCAGGTGCCATTATGTCAACGCTATGGAAGACGATGCCGATAGTTTGGAGAAATGTTGCATATATGACCTTAATGATTCGTGGATAGTGTCACCCagcaaaaagggaaagggttGTCACCAGTCGCCAGCCGGCAATTGGATGGCTGTAGCTAACCGGAAGTGCACACGTCACGATATTTGCAAGTAGGATGAGCCACGACCAACTGCTGGTGGCGATCGATGAGGTAGGCATACATTTATTTTATAAGAGCGGATAGATGCAGAACCATCAGCAAACCTGTAAAGCTACGGCCAGGTACGATTATGCCTTGCTTTACTTATTCATATAAGATCAAGCCCCATATCAAAAACAGCTAGGAAATGTATATTCATCATTGATTTAATGTCCCAATTCGTTGTTCGGTCTATTATAAAACGTAAAGCCAGCAACTATACACTGTGGCACACCGGCCAGTTTCACCTGGTTTAAGCCGTCGCCCTTTTGGACCTCCTCCTGACGGCACCACCCTTCACGTAGAAGACAAAGGGGATGGGGGCGATGACCACAGAGAAtaaggcaaggaagagcATACCGTACTGGAACTTGAGATTGTGCTGTGGATTGTTCGATATGAGTCACAGATCATATTTACAGGTTTAAGACACTTACGAGAAGCTGGGTAATCCAGAGAGGAACGGAAGCACCAATGAGAGAACGCTTAAGAATTAGGTCAGCTGATGTTCAATGAAATTCACAATGGGATACCTACAGTCATGTTCTTGGCACTGATGGCAGAAGCAGCGTAGTTGGAATAACTGTCGACGATGTACGTGTTACCGGAGATGTAGATAATGACCATCTACCACATATTAGCTTCAGATACATGGTATGTATGCAAGAACTCCAATACTTACAGAGAAACCGAAAATGATACCACCCACGCAAGGCCCCACCCAAATGATGCCAGGATACGAAGTGAAAGCGAGGATGAACATGGAGACAGGAAGGGTACTGCGCGAAAGATGATCAGAATGCGCGTCTGCGGTTGTTTGCCGACTTACAGTGCACCAAGCATCATGGGATAAAGACGACCCTCTGGGACAACACCATGCTTCTCGCAATGCTTCTTGTACAGCCTTTCTTGGATAGGCATACATAGGTTGGCAATTGCGATACCAATCTGGATATGGGTCAGCAATTAACTCATTACCCACAGATAATGAACATACGATGATAGACACGAAAGAGACACCAGTCATACCCATACTCCAGCCTCGGATCTCCTCAAACGCGATAgggaaggcaaagaaggtaGAATAGAGCAAAGCAtagatgaaggagagataAACGGTCTGCCGCGATTGTTAGTTAGCCAGTCATCGAAAGTAAAAGGGCCAAGCTcacgaagaagatgatgataacTTCCTGGAACATAAATACGAGAGGCCTAGTCAAAGCGACCTTGATAGTTTCCTTGAAGGGGGGCCTATGGAGGTCGTGCTCAGAGACGTAAACGGTGGTGTTATTCTCCTTGTTGAGCCGGGCAGCCTTCTTGCGGAGAAGGACAGGGGCAAGAGTCTCGGGAGTGAAGATGCAAAGGATGACACAAGCACCGcaaagaatgaagaggaccCAGTAAATCCATCGCCACTGGCCGGTTTTTTCGGCGATCCATCTATAGTTCGTCAGCATTGGACTTCAAATTTTGAAATTATTCGCTGTCTCACCCGCCAAACAAAGGTCCAAGACAAGGCCCCATACTATACATGATTTATCAGCTTTAACTCCTCTGAACGAACAGAAAGACTCACAAAAGTGTAGAACTAAAGACAGCCATGGGGAAACCTCGTTCCTCGACGGCCCAAACGTCGGAAATGGTACCGCCGACGTTGGTGAATGGGGCAGAGGAAGCAAGACCGGCAATCATACGACCAGCCAACATGGTAGCAATGTTCTTGGCGAGACAGCTGGGCAAGGTGAAGAGAAAGTAGAAGAGCATGCTGACGGCGTAAATGGGTCGACGCCCGACAACTTCGCTTAAAGGTGCAAAGATAAGGGGACCAATACCGAAACCAGCGAcgaagagggagatggagatgtaAATGACCTCGTCAGAAACATGAAGAGTCTCAGCGGTGCCGGGAAGGTCACCCGTAGGCATAGCACTACCGAGGGCAACAGCAAGACAGAGAATGGAGGCGGTAGTGGTGGCCCACCTGTAGAATCAATCAGCAAGATGTGGCGGTTGACAGCACGATACGACGGCTGTCGAGGCTTAAGCGCCGAGGTTGTAGTGCATCACGAAATGCAGCAGTGTGGAAGAGAATTACTTACCACTTTCGTCTTTTGGACCACTGCTTTGGTCCCTCCCCCTCGTCAAAATGAACAATAATCCGTTCGTCCGTGCCTTTTTCAACGTCCTTCTCGTTGACCTTTTCGGAAGATTGCTGTCCATGAAGGGTTGAGTCGTCAGAACCGCTAGTGACTTGCTTGCCAGCGTTGGAAATGGCGTTAGGCTCTTcgatttcttcttcatgcaagatctcttcttgctggTTGCTGAAGATGGGCGGGTTGGCGAACTCGGCTTCTACTGGTTCCAGCATTTTGAGGAGGGGGCTCTTTGTATCTGCGTGTCAAGTAAACAAGGTAAATCCAACCAAAAAGCGAAATAGCGGTTCTAGCAACCGGGAGGCCAGGAAAGAGGCAGGAATTTGGAGCGAATAGGGAGTGCATTTGGCAAATGATCAGCTGTACTCTTATATGCCATGAGTATGGAACGGTGGCTGGCAAAACTTGTTGGAAGGAAGCGGGCCAAGTGGGGTTGAATGAGAGCTGACCATTTTCGATTTGGATAATATAAGCAGTTTTGGTCCAGATTCGTAGGAGGATTCGCGAGCAACGCCAGCAGCAGTGGCTCTTTACGGCCGTCGGCCGCGCCAATCTACGGGATAGCGGATTGGACCCAACGGCCGTAAGCAGGGGGATCTGTGCAATGCCGAAGCCTAATGAATGAATTAGCTTCCTTTTGCGTGCCTAATCATAGCAGGTCGCAGTTAAAACCAAGTTATGCGCGCAAAGGCTCATTAGGTGGCGAAGCCCGATGCGAAGCAAATTAAAAAGCGCGGGCGGGAAGGGCGATTCTTGACGAAAGAGGTTGGAAGGTATGGGCGATAGAGGGGTGATAGTGAACAGGTGGAAATAGTGAGGCGCAGTAGGTCTCGGCAGGATAAATATAAAAAGGTGGACTAAGttgtggatgaagaggactGGATAATAGCGGTAGGGCGGTCTGTTGCGCTGCTGATAGTCGaagttcttctttggttattgaatgaggaaggagcTGTTGAGTTGAAATGACATAAGAAGAGCCAAGGCAAGCAAGCTTGTACCATAATATAGGTTCTTTATCTTCAAAAAATGGAtgtgaaagggaagggcACGAATCGCATTTAAGATCCTCAGTCATTTTATAGGTCGCACGAATGTCGCTGAAAATTATACTTGCTGTTCGCAATGAACGGGGACAGTCATGAATGATTATGTAGCTGTTGAGCTGAGCGGCTGAATATTTGGATAACATGTTGGGTAAACATTTCTTACCATACCTTTTGCAGTTTTTACGGAACATTCAATGACTAATCTGATTGCTGCGGTAATAATAACGTCATTACTTTAATCAACATTTCTTTGGCTTTGGTTTTGGTAAAGGCTCGAGAAAGTTAAGAGCGAAGCAGTTTGCTTATCTATTCATAACAAACAATCACTTATCGATCTTGTGGTTGTTTTGCATACACACGCCCAAAGGAGAATAATGCTTTTCTTCGTAGGGCTTATTTCGGTTACTGGCAGTTAATAAGTAGTCTCCTCCCCATCGTGCACTCAACTCTTATTATGCTCCTATTTTGCTTTACTTTAGCCTAATTTCGCATGCGTTGTTACTGATCAAATAACGAAATAGACAGCCCTTGTCTCCGGCAttattgttgttgacaGTTGTTTGGAGACAGCAAAAGGCATGGCAGAAGGGGCgccgtcatcttcttccgctaTACATAGAtaaaagaagacgacgtCAGCTCTTCATAAATAGCCGTCAAGGAGGGCGCCTTGTTCCCTTTTTTGGATCTTCCTTATGTTTGCTGGTCTGAACGGAAAATCGTCCATGAATGACGACGGATGTTTGGATTAGGAGCTCAGTTATTTAATAAACGCACCGCAAGCTCGGCAGCAGCAATGCAGTTTTCCACATCTCACCAAGCATTATTGGACTAATCATGAATGTGAAAATGGACAGAGAGCGAGGGGCTTCCTGTTGAGAGACAGGTAGGTACGCCCATTTTGTCCATGTTGCATGCGGGTTATGGATCCGGCATGAGACAAAGACAGTCGACAGGACATTGCACAGCGATTCGAAAGCTATTTTTTGCGGGCGTATTGTTTTGTGATTCGATGGGATGAGTGATGGGTGCAATTCGATCGCTAAAAAACAAGGCATCTAACAATGGTCCATGTATTTGGGGCATCGGGTTATGCACTGAGCTCCTGATGGGCGCTGGAGGGCgggacaaagaagaagacagaagaaggcacAACAAACATCCCAAAGGAGGAGCCTCGcatatcctccttctccccctccaccgATTGGCTTCTGATAAGGCACGCGACTTGCACGTGGCAGCTCGCGCCATTCGCTAGGTTCGGGCATGTGCACTGACCGCGTCACTTGAAGGGGAAGCAGTCGGCTGCTGTGTtcaaaaggcaaaaggGTCGGCGGTCCTGTTCCCTATATAGTCAGCTCCACCGCAGCGCCCTCCcctcgcttcttccttccttcctgtaCAGTACACGTCAACCCCGCCATGCCCTCCCCCCCTACAGACGTCAACGCAGCTCTTGACATTGCCGGCCACCCAGACAGGTCCACTCGCTCACAGCCACGGCTCAGGCGACTCGCATCGAAACCTCTCAAACTGGCAGCTTCCACCTTCAAGCCCCGCTCTTCACGAGCgccctctcctttcctACCCGATGATCCCTCTTCTACCACCATAAGTACggcagcttcttctgcttcagGAGGGTGGAAAAAGGGGACTCGGCACCAGCACATATCTCATCAGACAGCGGCCGGGCTCACTCCTGCACAAGTCGCTTCAGCTGCTCGAGGTCCCCGCAAGCCATtagaaggagaggaaccTGCGGCTTGGCTTAGAGTCAGGGTAGTTAAAGCTGAAGGTCTGGTAGCCAAGGATAGGAGTGGGACAAGTGATCCGTGAATAATTTCGTCAGGAGGGAGAGCCCTATGCTGACGGGAAATGCTTGTTTCGATACAGCTTTTTGAGCCTACTCATGCCCCCTTGTACCCGATACAGCACTCCTGTCGTCAAAAAGACCTTGGACCCTGTTTTCCCAGCCGATACATGTACCTTTGATTTTCCCATTTACCTGAGCTTGGCTGGGGTAGTAGGTGGCAGAGGTTTGGAGGGTGTGCTTTGGGATAAGGTGAACACCTTCTTAAGAATGATTTTGGAATGAACTAAAATGATTATAGGAcctgatgaggaaagagtaTATGGGCGAAATAGCGATTCCAGTAGACAAATGGTTCCCCGACGGTCATGCCCATCTCTGGCACGACAATTTACCTGTGAATGCTCCATCTATCTCAATATATTCCGCCCACTTATCGCATACGTAGCTCCTTACTCAACGCATCCTGTCTACCAGACGAAAGCACAAGGTCTCAggcaccaccaccttccaaaTCGGGTTCGTGCCTC
This region of Cryptococcus neoformans var. neoformans B-3501A chromosome 10, whole genome shotgun sequence genomic DNA includes:
- a CDS encoding hypothetical protein (HMMPfam hit to SRP19, SRP19 protein, score: 85.7, E(): 1.1e-22), yielding MPTVEDYFDDDTDLPLPSSSRPTLPNTGTRGALLEEITSDDEGDMDFSKLAEQGRGIFGENSKAPAPSAPSFSASDKGKLAVRDGDQNVVGGGPTINPNTPMGGLMGDMMKLQAAEEERLEKLKGKFGNVNIGADPSIYKGWNVVYPLYFDAKVSINSGRRVPRTSAVWWPIATQIAEACKSLGLPSVLEPERCHPADWENPGRVKVQFVKDGRFINPIIKNRTQLYKHISDQIRQRNPSIVFDPAATASRRPQPFSSVSASKPSKKSKTKAKLPPKAPRPIVKLPTRPPLPPAPVPNPDDRLPFNSPLIPMGVIIAAIKREKAEEKEKKKIGGGESAGEPKAPKMKKIVVRGKR
- a CDS encoding hypothetical protein (HMMPfam hit to Mito_carr, Mitochondrial carrier protein, score: 169.9, E(): 5.3e-48): MAPAHHPTLTPFGSALAGALGSVFANSLVYPIDVAKTRLQAIDDPLEDIESDSESGEVFAEKTEEEQKRHVEGKARRRQKREQVIKLKKLLGKKLQRWGMLTMLIRIVHMEGISGVFHGYGATMIGTFSQQFTYFFFHTFLRKTYLARLTASSKRASLSTSTELLLGALAGALAQIFTIPVSVIATRQQLWDPPARPKILPGEKETEWNDKSPSLTETAREIIAESGWTGLWTGLKPGLVLTVNPAITYGVFERLKSWRLAAKGAKKLDVWESFWIGVGSKTLATVVTYPYIFAKVRLQAKVVVSPPPLSEEIKKGEAPTYASIASASPTEGSTVIVEQPSSIESEPSTELEQTHRHKHTHSPSQHYRSAIPLLKAVYTEKGFKGLYQGLGAQILKAVLCQGILFVSKDQFESYAWLLIVFFARLRTRLSAKARV
- a CDS encoding hypothetical protein (HMMPfam hit to Metallophos, Calcineurin-like phosphoesterase, score: 117.9, E(): 2.4e-32), which gives rise to MASPATQTANAIAAINNRSNLVIPEIDFTQHQLENGEIVSTTERVIKDVQAPAMYVPTDDQFWSTTDKTKPDIAFLKNHFYREGRLTEEQALYILEKGGELLRSEPNLLEVDAPITVCGDIHGQYYDLMKLFEVGGNPADTRYLFLGDYVDRGYFSIECVLYLWSLKMWYPDTLFLLRGNHECRHLTDYFTFKLECNTSTPRLFTMPAWRQFLCIHGGLSPELHTLDDLRSINRFREPPTQGLMCDILWADPLEDFGSEKTNENFLHNHVRGCSYFFTYNAACQFLERNNLLSVIRAHEAQDAGYRMYRKTKTTGFPSVMTIFSAPNYLDVYSNKAAVLKYESNVMNIRQFNCTPHPYWLPNFMDVFTWSLPFVGEKITDMLIAILNCCTKEELEEEEEEFPLHAPEPTDAESAAERRQIIKNKILAVGRMSRVFSLLREESERVSELKSISGSNALPAGMLASGAEGIKEAIQGFEDARKSDIENERLPPDIIDPDEDKPASPSASPIMPATPEEIPSEIPYDSPITGTPRTPISGAIAFGSPGSPGTPTSPSIGGPPLTAWRPGHGRRTSLGTTKTSPSTRRRSLENTMHLIRDVVGGKDAQGDGQLERLAEVISSPTKGGQGERE